CGTGTGGAACGACAGCAGGTGGGCCTGCTGGGCGGACATCGCCAACTTCGCACAGCCCGGAGAGGGGCCGGCGAAAAGGGCGGACGCCGAGGTGGCCAGGGAGTTCAACCTCCGCCTGGACCAGGATGTGGAGGCCCTCAGCCGCGATGCGTCGGTAAGGGAGATAGTGGTGGTCACCCATTACCCGCCTTTCGCGGAGCTTTCCGTGGAGGGGATACCCTTTACCGGGTCACGGGAGACCGGAGGCATTCTCTCCGCCCACCCCAAGGTAACCATATCCATTTCCGGGCACATCCACGACCGGAAGGACATTCTGGTGGGGAATATCAGGGCGGTGCGCTGCCCGGTGGGTTACCTGGGAGGCGACAGGCATAAATACCAGGAACTGGTAAAAAATTGCCTGGAGGTCATCCACACCCTGGAAGAGGAGGATTTCCTGGGCCGCGGCCTCACTTGAGGCTGGGAACCAGCTGGCCGGGTTCAGTCATAGCGAATAGCCTTGCCGTAGCGCGAGCGTAGTTCTCCCTTCACCACCTTCATGGCCGCGTTACGCGGCAGGGCGTCCATAAACTCCACGTATCTGGGCTTCTTGTATCCCGCCAGGTGCTCCGCGCACCACTCCACCACCTCTTCCTTGGTCAGGGATTCACCCGGCTTAGGGACTACCACGGCCATGACCGCTTCCCCCCAAACCGGGTCATGCACGCCGATGACTGCCGCTTCCAGGATCTTGGGATGCCGGTAGAGCACGTCCTCGATCTCCGCGGGATAAATGTTCTCTCCGCCGGAGATGATGACGTCCTTTTTCCGGTCCACCACGTAGACGAACCCCTCCTCGTCCATGCGCACCATGTCCCCGGAGTGGAACCAGCCTCCCCGCAGGGCTTCCGCGGTGGCCTCCGGGTCGCGGTAATATTCCTTCATCACCGTGGGTCCCCGGTACACTATCTCCCCCACCTCGCCCGGGGGCACGTCGCGGTCCTCGTCGTCAACCACGCGGATCTCCACGTTGATCACCGCCTGGCCCACGGAAGCGGGGTGCCTCTCCGCCTGGGAGGGCTTGAGGATGGTAGTGACCGGGCTCATCTCCGTCTGCCCGAAGGCGTCGAAGAGTGAAACGTTGGGAAAAGCCAGGTTCAGTTGCTTGCGTGTTTCCGTGGGCAGGATGGCCGCGCCGGAGATGAGGATGCGCAGGCTGGAGGTGTCATAGGCCCGGACATCCACGGAGTTGAGGACGAAGGTGGACATAACCGGGGGCATGAAGGTCACGGTCACCGCCTCCTCCTCTATCTGCCGCATGAGCTTGTCGGGCTCGAAGAAGCGGAGGATGAGCAGGGTGCCGTTCACGTACAGGGTGACCAGGGCCAGGGCCAGGGCCGCCTCGTGGAAGAGTGGAGCCACGAACTGCACCCTTTCGTGGTCCTGCCAGGGCAGCTCCTTGGACAGCTCGAAGAGGCAGTTGATGACGTTCATGAGCTGGTTCTTGTGGGTGAGAACCGCACCCTTGGGCTTTCCGGTGGTACCCGAGGTGTACATGATGAAGGCGGGATCGTCATCCTCCACCACCACCGCCGGGTAGCCGTCGCCGCCCTCCTCCAGGAGCTCCTCGTAGGGCCGGGCGAAAGGAGGGACGTTGTTCCCCACGCAGAAATAATCGAGGTGTGGTGCGGCGGCGCGTATCTCCTCCACCACGGGAACAAATTCCTCCCCGAAGAGAAGGGCCCGCGATGCGCTGTTCTCCAGCTGGTAGAGTATCTCTCCTGCCTTGAGGCGGAAGTTGAGGGGCACGCTAACCCCTCCCATCTTGGCCATCCCGACATAGCTCTCCACCAGCTGGTTGCAGTTGAAGAGAAGCTGGGCGAGCTTGTCGCCCTTGCGGTAGCCGCGGCCGACAAGGGCATTGGCCAGGCGGTTGGTGCGGCAGTCGAATTCCCGGTAGGTGAAGCGCTTCCCCTCAAAGACCACGGCTTCCCTGCCGGGCATTTTGGCCGCGTTGCGGGAGACCATCTCGCCGATGGTCAGTTGCCGCATGTTCCTTAACCGGATTTCCTCGAGCTCCATCTCTCCCTCCATGCCTTTTCAGGGCCACTTCGCCGTACTCCGGGCTCCGAAACACGTTCGATAGCCGTCCAAGGCCTTCAATCATGCCGGACGCGGGTTTCCGGGCGAATACAACCCCCGACCTTCGCGGGGACTCCCGCTTTCACGACAAGCCCTTCAAGAAGGCTGAAAGATAAACCACCCGTCCGGCAAAGAGGGCGCAGCCCATTATCCGAAAGGCTTGAATTCACCGACCTCAGCCATCAGCGGAGGTGCCGTACCGGCAGGCGACCGATCCGACACGAACCGGTAGGAGCGGCTGTCTTCGCCGGGCCCTCCTTTTCCGTGCTTCAGGTCCCGGAGGAAGGGATGGTGCAAATGAAGCGCAAAAGCTGCTGGCCCGTGTTCTTGAACTGGTGCAGCTCATCCCCGGGGACGAAGACGGCAGTCCCCGGCCTCAACGGCTTCGCTCCTTCCTCGCCCACCACCTCACCCTCCCCGGAAAGGATGTAGACCTCGTGTTCCCAGGGATGGCGGTGCGGGGGTGAATAACCTCCCGGGGAGATCTCGAAGACCCTCATGTAGTAGTTGGGAGCCCCGTCCTCTCGAGAGATGAGCCAGCGGATGGTCACCCCCCTGGTCTCCGCTCCCGGGTTCTCCGCCGGGACCTCGGTGTAATGGACGATCTTCATGGACCAATTATACAGGATTGAGTTTTTTCGTCCCCTGTCCTTTCGGGTCGAAAGCGCATCAGGACACCGCCCGCGGCCGCCAGCAGGGCGGAAACGGGAAAGAGGTAGAATCCAACCAGCGGTTTCACGGAGAAGACCACGTTCTTCCTCACCGTTTCCTCTATCCATCCCGCAACGGCTCCCAGGTAGGGGACGTCACGCAGGGCATCAAGCAGGCGCCTGTAGAAACCAAGGGTCTCGTAGGCCTCCGTGGTGATGCTCACCAGGTAGGCAATGAATACCAGCGCCAGAAGCCCGGAGACTATCAAGGCCACCAACCAGCCCCGGGGCTTCCAGGCCAGGCTCAGGATCCCGGTGGCGGCAAGGACAACGGCAATGACCGCCAGGGTAGTATTGTCGGTGAGTTTTCCGGTGACAGAACCCAGCTCCACGTCCCCAAGGAGAGGCATTTCCTTCCAGGTGGCCTGGGCCCTGGACCAGGGAAGTAAAAGCGTGGACACTATGCAGAGCAGGCATCCGGTGGCCACGGCCACCTGCCCTGCGCGCCATAGGAGGAAAGATTCACGGCCATGGCGGGACAAACCTTCCAAACCACATCACTCCCGGCAAGCCCGTTCGCGGCTCCCGTTTCCGACGGTTCACAAGGATTTTACCACCTGTTGCCCGTATGGCACAGCAGCTTGCGAAGGAAGAAGCTGGAAATCTGCCGAGGAATATCTTTTGCTCCGCTTGACTCCGCCCCGTGGGACCAGGGACTTTCACGACGATTGGCCACCTTCCCTTTCTCGAACAGCTTGACCCACTCCCGCGAACTGGTTTCCAGGCTCCCGCGGGAATATACCCTTTGTATCCCCTGGACCCCCTGTCCTCTGCGCCGTCGGCAGGGGAAGGGGATATGCTCCCAGCGGGCCGCGGTTGAAGACATAAGAGGCTGGGCCCATGCCGGAGGATCGGAGGATCAGGAGTCAGTCAGCAAGGAATCCACCGAATGTCCGATGCCATTATGGTCCGGGTGCGAACAAAATTCTTCGCGAGGAGGTTTATAAACGGGGAAAAGCCTGGCGGCGGTGGAGTCCGCGTGGCGCCCCATAAGGCGGAAGTGCGGCAACGGCGTCCCTGAAGGAGTCACGGGGTTGAGACGACATATAACGAAGGCCAAAGTGATGGGGCACCTGATTTCCTGGAGCGGTCGTTGCTGTCCCCTATGCGGAAGGCTTTCTTCCCCCGGGAGCCTTTTCTGTTCCCGCTGCGGTAGTGCCGGGGGCTTGCGCTTTAATCGCAGCTCCATCCGGGAGGAAAGGAAGAAACCCTTTCTCCCGCCGGACCTTTACTTTGCCTGACCCGGCGAGGCCGTCCGAAAGGTCGTAACCAGCGCGCCCGGTAAGCGTAGCGGACAGCCGACCTCGTGGGTCAAGGGTGCGCTGGCGGGAACACTTCCCTCTATCCCCTGCGTTCTCCCATCCCGCACGCGGCCAGCCTCGGCACCCGTGAGTATCCGATAGACGGGCCGGAATCTCCTGCCTTGCTTGAAGTGCTTGCAGGGGCGGGCCGCGATGGTCCCTGCTTACGGGGACGCCACCGGTTATCCGTCCCGGGCGGGGGGCTCCGCTTGCCGCGGTGTGTCCCTGGTTCGTACGCTGCCGGGTCCTCAGGGCCGCTCCGTATTACGCGTATGGGTTTCCCGGGGAAATGACCTCGGGATGGGGTTGGAGTATCATTTTCCTGGGAACCACACATGGAGAGTGGCCTGAGGTGCGGCCGGGCGGCGAAAAAGAAGGAGAAGAAGCACTTCTTCGAGCAAGCGAGCGGGGGGAGGCGGGGAGATGAACCTTTTCGACCTCGTCCTGAGCCGAGGTCGGCGCATGGTAGCCCTGCCGGGCGGAGCCGTGGCCGCCCGGCTGGCGGGAGTCTCCGTGGGGGACGCGGCGCGGGAGGCGGAAATCCAGGTGCGGGCCCTGCGCTCTTTCAAGGAGCGGTTCGGGCCGGACGTCGTCTTCACGCTCATGGATCTGACCGTGGAGGCGGAAGCCCTGGGGCTGGAGGTCGATTTTCATCCCGACTGTCCTCCGAGCCTCCCCAGGCAGGACCTCCCCAGGCTGAAACGCTTCCTGGAGCTCGAGCCTCCCGATCCGGAAAGCGCGGGAAGAATGCCCGTCCTTCTGAGGGTTCTGGAAGAACTGGCGGGGGAAGACGACGTGCTTTGGGGGACTTTCGCTACCGGCCCTCTTACCCTTATCGACCGGCTGGCGGGTGAGGACGGCTGGCCCTCCCAGCTGAACACGGAGGCGGATTTGGCGGAAGCTCTAGGTTTCGCCACCGCGGTGGTCGGTTCCTACGCCGCTGCCCTGGGCTCGCGTGCCGACCTGGTGGTGGTGGTCGATCCGGCCGCCGGAGAGCTTCCGGAGCGCGCCTTCGCCCGCCACTACCGACCCTACCTCAAGGCCCTCTTCGGCATCGTGAGGTCGGCGGGATCGGCCTGCTTTTACCACATCTGCGGGGACGTCACCCGCTTGCTGGGAGACATCGGCTCCGCGGGTGCGGAGGGCATACTACTGGACCCGGAGACCGAGCCCTCCCGGGCCGCGGAGGAGCTGCCCCGCAACATGCTGGTCATGGGAAACCTGGACGGGGAGCGCACTGTGAGCAGGGGCAGCGAGGACGACGTTCGCTGGGAGACGCGCCGGGCGCTGCGCTCCATGCGCCGTCACCCCAATTTCATCCTGTCCACCGGCTGCCTTCTCCCGGCGGATGCGCCACCGGTGAACATTGACGTCCTCGTGGAGGAAACCAGGAACTGGAAACCGCTGGAAGGTTTCTGAGATCATGGGCGTTCGGTTCCGGACATTTGTCGTCTTTCATCCCTGGAGAAGGGATGATCTTAATGTTTCCATGAAGATCCCTCGCCCCCTAAAGCCTCGCCGACCGGGGAGAAGGAGAAAGACCGCGGCGCTCGCTACGCTTCTTTGCCTGGTTCTCACCTTGTTCGTCAACCCGCCGAAGGCGCTGGCCGTGGATTCCCAATCCCTCCCCATCCTGCTGGTGAACGGGGCCATCTACCCACGGGTTTTCGACGTCACCGATCTTCCGGCCGCCTTCCGGGCGGATGCTCCCGGAGCGGGAACGGAGGCCCTTTACCTGGTGCAGTGCGCGGGACCCATAAGGGAGGACTGGCTGGAGGAAATCAAAAGCCGCGGGGCGAAACCGAGGGGTTACCTGGCCAACAATACCCTGGTGGCGGGCATGGACGCCGGCGTCTTCTCCCAGGTCAGCAGGCTGAGCTTCATCTCCTGGAGCGGTCTCTACCAGCCCTATTACAAAATCTCGCCGGTCCTGCAGCTACGACTGGTGCAGGGAGGGGAGGTCACGGCGCTGGCCCAGCTCTACGACGCCCGCCTGCTGGGGCCGGTTCTCGAAGCCCTCCGGACCATGCCCCTGGAAATCCTTGCCTGGGGCGGCGACGACTGGTGCGGGATCGTGGTCATGCGCCTTCCCGTGGAGGAGTTGAGAGAGGTGGCCGCCTTGCCGGCGGTGGAATGGCTGGACCTCTACGGCGCGGGAACCCTGCCTTCCCTTGTGGGGCCGGGGACCGGTGAGGTCAATGTGCCTGATGGTAGGGGGACGGCGCATGAGGGAAGGTCTTCCGTGGCGAGCACGACCGGTTTCCCGGAAACGGTGGCCGTATCGGATACCGGGCTGGAATACCCTTCCAGCAACGCCCTTCCCGCTTGGCTGGCCGGGAGGGTGGTGGAGAGGGTTTCCATGCGTGGTGGCGGGGATCCGTGGTTACCGGGTCACGGGACGGCGACGACGATGGTACTCCTGGCCGGAGATACCCTGGACGAGCAGCAGCCGGAAGTGAAGCCCATCCGGGTTATCCTCTACGCCACGGGCTACGGCCTGGGAATCCCTCAGCTTCCGGTATCCATGTACTCCCTGCTGGAGGACACCTATACCAGGGGTGCCCGGGTCTTCCTGGGCGGGAGCGTGCCGGAGGGAGGTGAATCACTGGTTCGATACGGAACCTATTCCTTCCAGCGGGATGCCTTCGCCTGGAGACGGCCGGACATGCTCATCGTGGAGCCGGCGGGAAACGAGGGCACGGATGCGGATGGTGACGGCCGCGTGGACGCGGGAAGCCTCCTTGGGGGGAGTTGCGCCAAGAACGTCATAGGTGTTGGGGGATGCGAGGGCGGAAAGGATCCCGGGGACGACAACCCCACATACAGCGAACTGGACGAAAGTTTCCCGGGGAGGTTTTCCGCCCTTCCCCTGGGGAAGGATGCCAGCGTGGGCGATACCCGTGGGATAGCGGCTTTCAGCTCCCGGGGTCCCACCGACGACGGGAGGATCAAGCCGGACCTGGTGGCTCCGGCCACCGGCATCCCGGTGCCCACTCCTCTGAGCGAGGAAGGATCGTCCACCACGGTGCAGTGGAGAGAAGGCACATTGACCTGGGCCTTCGGGACCAGCCTGGCCGCCGCAATCCTGGCCGGGGAGGCCGCCCTCCTACGCGGAGCTGTCCGCACCCGCATCGGAAAGGAACCCTCGGCAGCCCTGATCAGAGCCCTCCTGGTGAACGGGGCCGAGGACCTGTACCCGGGGCAGTACGGCGAGGAAAGCCCGGAGGTGCCGCGCGCCCCCAACCCGGTTGAGGGGTGGGGCCGTCCCGATGGTTCCTGGACCGGGAACCGGTCGTCGTGGCTCAGGCTGGTGGACGACGTGAGGGGGTTGAGGGGGGGCGACACGCGTATATATCGTGTGGAGGTCCGTTCCATGAGCGAGTTGAGGGTCACCCTGGCCTGGACGGACTATCCTTCACTTCCCCAGAGCCGCATGCGCCTGGTAAACGACCTCGATCTCCGGGTTATCGGCCCCGATGGGGAGTCTTACTATCCCAACGGAAGGCGCTCCAGGGACCCGTTGAACAACACGGAACGCGTGGTCATCGACGTATCCGGAAGACCTGGAAAGTACACGGTGGAGGTGAAAGCCTGGAACGTTCCCCTGGCGCCGCAGCCTTATGCCCTGGTCATCCAGGGAAGATAGAGGCGAGGTTACCTGCACGTTCATGAGCATTGATCGCGGTGACCCTCGTGATTCCGGGCCGCCTTAAAGATGGCTGCACATTTGAGGAAACGGCTGCAGGGTCGTGCGAGCAGGTCTCGCTTTCCGGTTAAAGGGGTCCGGCATCATTTGGAGGGAGAAAAGGGGACTACAAGTGCACTTACGCCATGCCAGGCGTTAGGGAGCGTTCCGGGCCGTCGCGGGGAATCCATAGGCCGCCGACCCGCCGGGATGAGTGCCTCCCACCGGCCGTCGGGTGGAGAGGATGGAGGCTCGCGGGGAGAAGAAGGGAGTCAAGGTGAGCGGGGACGAAGTCTATCGTAAGTTGCGGGAATTCCTGGACCGGATGCCTCTGGGGTTTCCTTCCACTTCGAGCGGGGTAGAGCTGCGCATCCTGAAGAGGCTTTTCAGCGAAGAGGAGGCCGAGCTGGCGGTGCTCCTTTCGCC
This window of the Actinomycetota bacterium genome carries:
- a CDS encoding uroporphyrinogen decarboxylase family protein, with the translated sequence MNLFDLVLSRGRRMVALPGGAVAARLAGVSVGDAAREAEIQVRALRSFKERFGPDVVFTLMDLTVEAEALGLEVDFHPDCPPSLPRQDLPRLKRFLELEPPDPESAGRMPVLLRVLEELAGEDDVLWGTFATGPLTLIDRLAGEDGWPSQLNTEADLAEALGFATAVVGSYAAALGSRADLVVVVDPAAGELPERAFARHYRPYLKALFGIVRSAGSACFYHICGDVTRLLGDIGSAGAEGILLDPETEPSRAAEELPRNMLVMGNLDGERTVSRGSEDDVRWETRRALRSMRRHPNFILSTGCLLPADAPPVNIDVLVEETRNWKPLEGF
- a CDS encoding cupin domain-containing protein; translated protein: MKIVHYTEVPAENPGAETRGVTIRWLISREDGAPNYYMRVFEISPGGYSPPHRHPWEHEVYILSGEGEVVGEEGAKPLRPGTAVFVPGDELHQFKNTGQQLLRFICTIPSSGT
- a CDS encoding long-chain fatty acid--CoA ligase, yielding MELEEIRLRNMRQLTIGEMVSRNAAKMPGREAVVFEGKRFTYREFDCRTNRLANALVGRGYRKGDKLAQLLFNCNQLVESYVGMAKMGGVSVPLNFRLKAGEILYQLENSASRALLFGEEFVPVVEEIRAAAPHLDYFCVGNNVPPFARPYEELLEEGGDGYPAVVVEDDDPAFIMYTSGTTGKPKGAVLTHKNQLMNVINCLFELSKELPWQDHERVQFVAPLFHEAALALALVTLYVNGTLLILRFFEPDKLMRQIEEEAVTVTFMPPVMSTFVLNSVDVRAYDTSSLRILISGAAILPTETRKQLNLAFPNVSLFDAFGQTEMSPVTTILKPSQAERHPASVGQAVINVEIRVVDDEDRDVPPGEVGEIVYRGPTVMKEYYRDPEATAEALRGGWFHSGDMVRMDEEGFVYVVDRKKDVIISGGENIYPAEIEDVLYRHPKILEAAVIGVHDPVWGEAVMAVVVPKPGESLTKEEVVEWCAEHLAGYKKPRYVEFMDALPRNAAMKVVKGELRSRYGKAIRYD
- a CDS encoding metallophosphoesterase, producing MRIAYTSDLHVDISQRNWELVPYLAEVLKMVDPDVFVLAGDVSPEIGDLEYALDCFSGLRGLKLFVPGNQDIWVLSEEMQGLGHDSYEKYYFYLPEACRRNDFIPLWMEPVVCRGVGFAGSIGWYDSPLGAGEMGLAFPREHHYLLDSVWNDSRWACWADIANFAQPGEGPAKRADAEVAREFNLRLDQDVEALSRDASVREIVVVTHYPPFAELSVEGIPFTGSRETGGILSAHPKVTISISGHIHDRKDILVGNIRAVRCPVGYLGGDRHKYQELVKNCLEVIHTLEEEDFLGRGLT
- a CDS encoding S8 family serine peptidase, whose product is MKIPRPLKPRRPGRRRKTAALATLLCLVLTLFVNPPKALAVDSQSLPILLVNGAIYPRVFDVTDLPAAFRADAPGAGTEALYLVQCAGPIREDWLEEIKSRGAKPRGYLANNTLVAGMDAGVFSQVSRLSFISWSGLYQPYYKISPVLQLRLVQGGEVTALAQLYDARLLGPVLEALRTMPLEILAWGGDDWCGIVVMRLPVEELREVAALPAVEWLDLYGAGTLPSLVGPGTGEVNVPDGRGTAHEGRSSVASTTGFPETVAVSDTGLEYPSSNALPAWLAGRVVERVSMRGGGDPWLPGHGTATTMVLLAGDTLDEQQPEVKPIRVILYATGYGLGIPQLPVSMYSLLEDTYTRGARVFLGGSVPEGGESLVRYGTYSFQRDAFAWRRPDMLIVEPAGNEGTDADGDGRVDAGSLLGGSCAKNVIGVGGCEGGKDPGDDNPTYSELDESFPGRFSALPLGKDASVGDTRGIAAFSSRGPTDDGRIKPDLVAPATGIPVPTPLSEEGSSTTVQWREGTLTWAFGTSLAAAILAGEAALLRGAVRTRIGKEPSAALIRALLVNGAEDLYPGQYGEESPEVPRAPNPVEGWGRPDGSWTGNRSSWLRLVDDVRGLRGGDTRIYRVEVRSMSELRVTLAWTDYPSLPQSRMRLVNDLDLRVIGPDGESYYPNGRRSRDPLNNTERVVIDVSGRPGKYTVEVKAWNVPLAPQPYALVIQGR